The Carassius gibelio isolate Cgi1373 ecotype wild population from Czech Republic chromosome A8, carGib1.2-hapl.c, whole genome shotgun sequence genome contains the following window.
aaaaagcaagttgaaaataacaatttatttcttCTCCAGATcctcaatatatatatttggcattACCCAGTCAACTTGACAAGCAGTGAATACAATTAATTACTATTTACCAACACGAGAGCATAAGAAAAGCACTTTCTTTAAAGGAATGAGATGTTTCTCTCAGTTGCAGGTCAATATATTGAGAGGGCGGTTAAcaataatgaataaaacatgagGAAAAAACTTGTGACTTGACCGGTTGTGTGCGATTCTTTGCATAGTGGATAGAAAGTATCCCattgttaaagggttaattcaacccaaaatgaaaatgctgttagATATCCTTCCATTTTGTAACtacagcccctttcacactgcacgtcggacccggcatattgctggaacattgccgggtcgccttctgtgtgaaagcaaacacgtcccgggattgattccggcctTGAACccaggttggggacctagtaacattgccgggttcaacctgggactagcgctgtgtgaacaaaagccagatctaatgttGTGTTTTAGTGATGACGCACGTATcgtagtgtgaaaggggcttttgatgcttcaaaaacttCATAAAGAGAAAACTAATCCATATGAATCTTGTGGTTTAGTTAAAATTTTCTGAAGATACATAtttagtgcaaaatgaaaattcagttataaaatttacatttgtcaTTTTCTACACTAGTTTTGTATGTTTACACGTTCACTagtttaatatgcaaattaaaaacattttaacactttataagttgcaaaattaaaatgtactacCCAAATATATATGATGTGTTCAACATGTCCAAGCAAAAACTGTAGCAAAATTATCTTGGGATTGCATATTCATAATACTGTGGCAAAATGCAGTGATAGTTTCAGAAAACATTCTGAGCCATAAATGCAGCAAAAGGGTAGCAGAAtgatgttataaatgtcttttatgtTTCTTAAATGCATTGACAATAACATATAAGACTTTTCAATagtattttcatttaatcttgATACTGgcacagaacaaaacagaacagaatagaaggAAAAAGATGTCATTGtttcaactggaaaaaaaaaactgtgactaATGGGTATGAGGGGTATTTCTTTGTAGTGAAAGCTTATTATTGTCCATCGGGTCAGAGTCATTTCTGTGTTCACCAGAATTACATCCCACATAATGAACACAAGACAAAATGTCCTAATATATCAGAATGAACTGAggccatattcacaaaacatcaaGGCTAAAAGTAGCTACTAAACTCAATAATGGGCATTTCAGTACTAATTTTACAGTGTTTAGTTAAAAAGATATTTTCCCAAAACATTTTAGCACTAAAACCATGCAGCTAAaacaagactaagactaaatcacaaacagtaataaaataaaattttttttagaaacatttcaCGATTATATTCCTTTCATGTAATTAAAAGTTGGGCAATGAAGTAACAGATGTCcttgagatctttttttttttttacagtgtctaTCAGCCGTCATTATTCTAGTCTGTTCTGTATCTGCTAAATATAAGAGGATTAGTAATCACTTTCTGTGGCTCAAAACGAATAAATTCCAGGCATGATAACTCTTTTAGTGAATTTGGTGAAATATGTAGCCGTTTAGAAACTGTAGTCATTTCCAGGTTCTTAGGACTCATTCTTCTGTTCCAAATGATTGAACATTTATCCTGCCCCCAACAACTGAAAAACAATCAAGCATTATTTCAGTTTACAAAAGCACAAGGAaggttttcattattttttcagtCAAACCATAGGAGACCCaaaaaattaacataattaaaatCTTATATGTCTATGACATACTTAATTCTTACCTATTGAACGGTCTTTTTCATGTAAACCATTTCCGTTTTCCTTTTGAACAAAACCAAACAGACATTTTTAAAaccaagtaaatatttttttttccttttatttcatGTGAAGAAAAGTTTAATATACCTGCAACCCCGTatgaaaagaagagagagaacagtataattattaatgttttttaacaatgtttttgaaatacatctttaatgctcaccaaagatatatttggtcaaaaatactgtaaaaacatgaattctgtaaaatatgattacaatttaaaataactgttttatattttaatgtattttaaaatagtataCATGAGAcggcaaagctgcatttatttaatgaatccatgataaatcattctaatataattctaatattatcttatattctaatattaatattatattatctctTTACATCACTATCATTTTTAAATCCAGcaatatacagtgtatgaatgATTCAAAGTGTCCCAGTTTCAAATGATTGTTGAATTTTCATAGAAAATTccataatagaaaacaaaaaccaTAGTTGTCATACTACAAAAATAAGTGAATAAAGCTTACCTGAACTATTAGATAGTTTCTTCTCCCGaatgtgtttaaatattaaaacacttattactgtaattaataataaagtaaCTATTACACTAGAGGCAATGATTGCTACAGCAGTAGGGGGATCTCCACATTCAGAGTCTGATGAATGTGTCCCTGGATTTGTTTCAGCAAGTCCCATGGCCTCACATCTGTGAATAATATCCAGGATCAGATTTGCTGAAAAATGACTCACATCACATAATACATAAATAGCATAAGTGTGCACTCACTTTGTATGTGGTAAACAGGATGAGAAAGATCCGTTTGAATATGTGTCACCTGTACAGTTAGCACATACAGTATCTGTGGAGCCAGTTCCTACAGAGACAGTCAGTATAAGTATACAATTAAACTGTCACTTTTGTGTTTGTCTCTTCCATCTACTACAATTCATGCAGCACAATAAACAATGTTTtccattatttgaatatattatgattattatttttatcatttaccTGCTTGTTTGATATATTGTCCAGGGTTACATTCAGAATATTGCACAGCTAAAGTGCAGCTGCCTTTCTCTTCTTTAATGCAGTAGAATCTCTCCAGTGGCCCACAAACCGTATCTGATGACCGAGTGCAAACTTCACTCAGTCTTAAACCTTGGTCTAGGATGGAAAATATAAAGCATTAAGTTACTTGTCTTTTAGAAGATACATTCGCAGTTGCATCTGAAGctaactctatttttttttttttcagggacagTTTTTGGAGCAACTAGCTTGCAACTTTTCAGATCTTAAATCACTTGAATTAACAGACAACATTTTTTACCAACAACTTAACATTTTCAGATGAACTTCTATAAGGTGGAAACACTCACTTGCATCACATACAGTACAGGGAAAGCATTCCACGAGGCCATTTGGTTCATCAGTGAAGGTTAATGGAGGGCATGGAACACAAGTTGTGCTGGTGTCATCTGTGCAGTGCCAGCCAACGTGGTTTCCTAAAAAGGCAGCACACAAAATTGGTTTTTGATTTGACAATATTGAACAATATTtgtaacactttttaaaatgtaagtattagAAATGACTTGTGTAATACATGTTTGAAAACAGTGTATCTTTGTGCTGCCTGTATTTAAAACAtaacttttaactttaaattataaCTTAACTGTTGGATGTATTAACTATATTATTGTAAAATTCTTACtctattatttgttatattgttTAACATTACTCCCAGCTagaatacactacacaacttttaaaaTCTTCATTAATTTGAAAACACTAGGCATTATACATTATGGTTACTGAGGAAAACCTggacataaatattaaacatgtttgatCTCCAACTGGATAAAATCAATTGTTTA
Protein-coding sequences here:
- the LOC128018720 gene encoding tumor necrosis factor receptor superfamily member 14 isoform X1; this translates as MDMFLLRITISTIAVIIGSNFELCFCGCARAEYEIDGECCPMCAPGNHVGWHCTDDTSTTCVPCPPLTFTDEPNGLVECFPCTVCDANQGLRLSEVCTRSSDTVCGPLERFYCIKEEKGSCTLAVQYSECNPGQYIKQAGTGSTDTVCANCTGDTYSNGSFSSCLPHTKCEAMGLAETNPGTHSSDSECGDPPTAVAIIASSVIVTLLLITVISVLIFKHIREKKLSNSSGKRKWFT